The following proteins are co-located in the Sardina pilchardus chromosome 24, fSarPil1.1, whole genome shotgun sequence genome:
- the col1a2 gene encoding collagen alpha-2(I) chain, which translates to MLSFVDTRILLLLAVTSYLASCQCKSQGPKGPTGDRGPRGADGRPGQPGSPGPAGPPGPPGLGGNFAAQYDGAKGPEPGPGPMGLMGVRGPPGPPGSPGPQGFQGHAGEPGEPGQAGGLGARGPPGPPGKSGEDGNNGRPGKPGDRGTAGAQGARGFPGTPGLPGMKGHRGYNGLDGRKGEPGAAGAKGENGAHGTPGTPGARGARGLNGERGRAGPAGPAGARGADGNTGPAGPAGPLGSAGPPGFPGAPGPKGEIGAGGATGPSGPQGARGEPGPNGAVGPGGPPGNPGANGLAGSKGSAGTPGIAGTPGFPGPRGGPGSQGPSGPSGPRGLAGDPGSAGVKGESGPKGEPGAMGPQGTSGPAGEEGKRGPTGEQGASGPAGVAGPRGTPGTRGLPGLPGRAGPMGMTGARGASGPSGARGPPGDSGRAGEPGLTGARGLPGSPGSAGPPGKEGPAGPAGQDGRSGPPGPTGPRGQPGTIGFPGPKGPGGEGGKPGEKGPTGPTGLRGAPGADGNNGPAGPSGLAGASGEKGEQGPSGSPGFQGLPGPAGPGGEPGKTGDRGIPGDQGASGPAGVKGERGNPGPAGSSGPQGAIGARGPAGTPGADGGKGEPGAVGPAGQPGHQGAAGMPGERGAAGTPGPKGEKGEGGFRGAEGNMGRDGARGAPGPSGPPGPAGANGEKGESGSYGPAGPGGPRGPPGERGEGGPAGPAGFAGPPGADGQAGARGEKGPGGVKGDVGPPGPAGPAGNSGPLGAAGPAGPPGARGDGGPPGLTGFPGAVGRAGPTGPAGIVGPPGPTGASGKDGPRGGRGDSGPAGPPGENGMIGPAGLAGDKGSPGEPGPAGSPGASGPQGQLGSQGFSGLPGARGERGLPGMAGGLGEPGRIGPAGSSGPRGPPGNMGMPGMTGPQGEAGREGNPGNDGPPGRPGAAGFKGDRGEPGSNGPAGLPGNSGPAGPAGAVGRPGNRGEGGSVGAAGAVGPAGARGQSGPAGARGEKGGAGDKGDRGMKGLRGHPGLQGMPGPNGPPGDSGPAGATGHAGPRGPAGPAGPSGKDGRAGTHGPVGPVGHRGPQGHIGPGGPPGSPGLPGPPGPAGGSYDVSGGFDEYAADQAALRAKDYEVDATLKSLNTQIDNLLSPEGSKKNPARTCRDIKLGHPDWSSGFYWIDPNQGCTMDAIKAYCDFTTGQTCIHAHPEGIARKNWYRSSQEKKHTWFGETINGGTEFTYNDETMSPQTMATQLAFMRLLANQAVQNITYHCKNSVAYMDAENGNLRKAVLLQGSNDVELRAEGNSRFTFNVLEDGCTRHTGQWSKTVIEYRTNKPSRLPILDIAPLDIGGADQEFGLDIGPVCFK; encoded by the exons GGTCTGATGGGAGTTAGAGGCCCACCTGGACCTCCTGGTTCACCC GGACCCCAAGGATTCCAAGGACATGCTGGAGAGCCCGGAGAGCCAGGACAGGCT GGTGGTCTTGGTGCTCGTGGCCCCCCTGGACCTCCTGGCAAGTCTGGCGAGGAC GGTAACAATGGAAGACCTGGCAAGCCTGGAGATAGAGGAACAGCTGGTGCTCAG GGTGCCCGTGGTTTCCCTGGAACTCCCGGACTCCCCGGAATGAAGGGACACAGA GGTTACAATGGACTTGATGGACGCAAGGGAGagcctggagctgctggagctaaG GGTGAGAATGGTGCCCATGGTACCCCTGGAACCCCCGGAGCAAGA GGTGCTCGTGGTCTGAATGGCGAGAGAGGTCGCGCTGGCCCTGCTGGCCCAGCTGGTGCTCGTGGTGCTGATGGCAACACTGGACCCGCCGGCCCTGCT GGTCCCTTGGGATCAGCTGGACCTCCTGGTTTCCCTGGTGCTCCTGGCCCTAAG GGAGAGATTGGAGCTGGTGGTGCTACTGGACCTTCTGGACCTCAGGGAGCAAGAGGTGAGCCTGGTCCCAATGGAGCTGTTGGACCCGGTGGTCCTCCT GGAAACCCCGGAGCTAATGGTCTGGCTGGATCCAAGGGATCTGCT GGCACCCCTGGAATTGCTGGTACCCCCGGATTCCCCGGCCCAAGAGGAGGACCTGGATCTCAGGGACCATCTGGTCCCTCTGGCCCCAGAGGCCTGGCT GGAGACCCTGGTTCCGCTGGCGTCAAGGGAGAGAGTGGACCCAAGGGTGAGCCT GGTGCCATGGGACCCCAGGGTACCTCTGGACccgcaggagaggagggcaagagaggccCAACTGGTGAGCAAGGTGCATCTGGACCCGCTGGTGTCGCTGGACCAAGA GGTACCCCCGGAACCCGTGGTCTTCCTGGTCTTCCCGGCCGTGCTGGCCCAATG GGCATGACCGGTGCCCGTGGTGCATCTGGACCTTCTGGTGCCCGTGGACCCCCTGGAGACTCTGGCCGTGCTGGTGAGCCCGGTCTGACTGGAGCCAGA GGTCTGCCTGGAAGCCCTGGCAGTGCTGGACCCCCAGGAAAGGAGGGCCCTGCT GGTCCTGCTGGACAAGATGGCCGCTCTGGACCCCCTGGCCCAACTGGACCCAGAGGACAGCCTGGTACTATTGGATTCCCCGGCCCTAAGGGACCTGGT GGTGAGGGTGGTAAGCCCGGAGAGAAGGGACCCACTGGACCAACTGGTCTTAGA GGAGCCCCTGGTGCTGATGGCAACAATGGCCCCGCTGGACCCTCTGGACTTGCT GGTGCTTCTGGTGAGAAAGGAGAGCAGGGACCTTCTGGATCTCCTGGTTTCCAG GGACTGCCTGGACCTGCTGGACCCGGTGGTGAGCCTGGCAAGACTGGCGATAGA GGTATTCCCGGAGACCAGGGTGCCTCTGGACCTGCTGGTGTGAAG GGAGAGCGTGGTAACCCTGGACCTGCTGGATCTTCCGGCCCTCAGGGAGCCATTGGTGCCCGTGGACCTGCTGGTACACCTGGAGCTGATGGTGGCAAG GGAGAGCCTGGTGCTGTTGGACCTGCCGGTCAACCTGGACACCAGGGCGCTGCTGGCATGCCCGGAGAGCGTGGCGCTGCCGGGACTCCTGGACCCAAGGGTGAGAAG GGTGAGGGTGGATTCAGAGGCGCTGAGGGAAATATGGGAAGAGATGGTGCCCGT GGTGCCCCCGGACCTTCAGGACCCCCTGGACCTGCTGGTGCTAATGGAGAGAAG GGAGAGAGCGGATCTTACGGACCCGCCGGCCCTGGTGGACCTCGTGGACCCCCT GGAGAGCGTGGAGAGGGAGGCCCTGCCGGACCTGCTGGATTCGCTGGACCCCCT GGTGCTGATGGCCAAGCTGgagcaagaggagagaagggaccTGGTGGCGTGAAGGGTGATGTTGGACCTCCCGGCCCTGCTGGACCTGCTGGCAACTCTGGACCCCTT GGAGCTGCTGGACCTGCTGGCCCCCCTGGAGCTCGTGGTGATGGCGGTCCCCCT GGTCTGACCGGTTTCCCTGGTGCCGTTGGCAGAGCTGGCCCTACTGGCCCTGCT GGTATTGTTGGACCTCCCGGACCCACTGGAGCCTCTGGAAAGGATGGCCCTCGTGGAGGCCGTGGTGACTCTGGACCTGCTGGACCCCCCGGAGAGAATGGCATGATCGGACCTGCTGGTCTTGCTGGAGACAAGGGATCCCCTGGAGAGCCTGGTCCCGCT GGTTCCCCTGGTGCCTCTGGACCTCAGGGTCAGCTTGGATCTCAGGGATTCAGTGGTCTTCCCGGAGCAAGAGGCGAGCGTGGTCTTCCTGGTATGGCTGGTGGTCTT GGTGAGCCTGGAAGAATTGGACCTGCAGGTTCTTCTGGACCTCGTGGTCCCCCTGGTAACATGGGCATGCCTGGTATGACCGGTCCCCAAGGAGAGGCTGGACGTGAG GGTAACCCTGGTAACGATGGACCTCCTGGCCGTCCTGGTGCTGCCGGATTCAAG GGTGACCGTGGTGAGCCCGGCTCTAATGGACCTGCTGGCCTTCCTGGTAACTCCGGACCTGCTGGACCTGCTGGCGCTGTTGGCAGACCCGGAAACCGTGGTGAGGGT GGATCCgttggagctgctggagccGTCGGACCTGCTGGTGCCAGAGGCCAATCT gGCCCTGCTGGAGCTCGTGGTGAGAAGGGAGGTGCTGGAGACAAGGGAGACAGAGGCATGAAGGGACTGCGTGGACACCCTGGTCTCCAGGGAATGCCCGGACCCAAC GGTCCTCCTGGTGACTCTGGTCCCGCTGGTGCTACTGGACACGCTGGACCCAGA GGCCCTGCTGGTCCCGCTGGACCTTCAGGCAAGGATGGAAGAGCTGGAACCCACGGCCCTGTTGGACCCGTCGGTCACCGTGGTCCCCAAGGACATATTGGACCTGGT GGTCCTCCCGGATCTCCCGGTCTGCCTGGACCCCCTGGTCCCGCTGGTGGCTCTTATGACGTCTCTGGTGGCTTCGACGAGTACGCTGCTGACCAGGCTGCCCTCAGGGCCAAGGACTACGAGGTGGACGCCACCCTGAAGTCTCTGAACACCCAGATCGACAACCTGCTCTCTCCCGAGGGCTCCAAGAAGAACCCAGCCCGCACTTGCCGCGACATCAAGCTCGGTCACCCAGACTGGAGCAGTG GCTTCTACTGGATCGACCCCAACCAGGGCTGCACCATGGATGCCATCAAGGCCTACTGCGACTTCACCACTGGACAGACCTGCATCCACGCTCACCCCGAGGGCATTGCCCGCAAGAACTGGTACAGAAGCTCCCAGGAGAAGAAGCACACCTGGTTCGGAGAGACCATCAATGGTGGTACTGAG TTCACTTACAATGATGAGACCATGAGCCCACAGACCATGGCCACTCAGCTGGCCTTCATGCGCCTCCTGGCCAACCAGGCCGTCCAGAACATCACCTACCACTGCAAGAACAGCGTCGCCTACATGGACGCCGAGAACGGCAACCTGAGGAAGGCCGTCCTGCTGCAGGGCTCCAACGACGTGGAGCTGAGGGCAGAGGGCAACAGCCGCTTCACTTTCAACGTGTTGGAGGATGGCTGCACC AGACACACTGGCCAATGGAGCAAGACAGTCATCGAATACAGAACGAATAAACCATCTCGTCTTCCCATCCTCGACATTGCACCTTTGGACATTGGTGGCGCTGACCAAGAATTTGGTTTGGACATTGGCCCAGTCTGTTTCAAATGA